The DNA region ATTATACACTTTTCCCATTGGAAAAGCTCCTGCTATATCAAAATGAAAATAGTTTTGTAAGGCATGAACACCAGCATCTGTACGAGAAGATCCCGTAAGAATAATGGGATCTTTCAATAATTTTAGAAGTGCATTTTGAATCTCTCCTTGGATGGTTTTTCCAGTATTTTGTATTTGAAAACCATTAAAATTGGTGCCTTTATAGCACACTTCCAAGAAATAACGCATTGGCAATGACTCGAGTTATGAGTTAATTTTTGTTAATTAAAGCTTCGAATTGTGATTTGTAATTTTTATCCAACAATTGAGATTCTAATGATTTGTATTGACCACCATCGTAAACATTTGGATAAAGTAAACGATATAAAGAGAATCTTGATGCATCACTCAATAACAAATCACCCAATTGTTTGATCTGTGCTGTATAAACACATTTTGTATCAATAGCTTTTCTTGCAACCAAAATCATTTCATCATCAGAATTTTTAGCAATCATTTTCTTTTTGATTTTATCCAAATCTTTATCTGATAATTGGTCTGTGCAAGTGCTGTTGAAAATTTCATTACCAGAAGCCGTTGTGACACTTTTATCTTTTGTTTTAACAACTTCCTTTTTGGTTGATTCTTCAGATTTCGATTCATCATCAGAAAATGCTGCTAAATTATCATTGGAGGTGGCTGTCTTTTTAGTGGTACCTTTGTAGAAAGGATTGCTACTATCATTTTTTGCATCCGAAGTTGTGTTATTGTTATTGGTATTAGCAGCAACGTCACTTTTCTCTATATTATTTGTAGACGCCACTTCATTTGAGGTGGTGGCTTCATCACTTGGGATAAATGCAGTAATTGTATCCGTATTATTCGCAGAAGTTGAAACAAATTCAAGTGAGATACCTCTCCTATCTTTACGTTCTTGCGTTTTTATCATGCTACGAACATCACTATCGACAACTGTTTTCTCTTGATTATCCTCTGCTGTATAATCTGATTCTTTGAAAGTAGGCTTGGCATTATTAACTCGGGTAATAGCACGTTCTTTATTTTTTATAATTTCGTTGCTCACACGACCTTCCGTAACAGGTTTAGATGTATCTAAACCTGTAGATTTTTCTGCCATTACCGCTTTTGCCTTTTTAGCATCTGCTATCGCTTTGTAATTAGTTGTATCATTAGACGTTTTTGCAAGCAAAGCACCAAAAGATGCGTTATTATCCGATTTATCCGAAGGTGTAGTAGTTTCTGTTGCTGCAGTTTGTTGACTTCCATCTTCTACCACAGCAAGCGTTTCACCAGTTTGTCTATTTACAACGCTCCAAATATCACCCGTCTTTTTCAAACGATAACCAGCATCGGTACCTGCAATATTGCACAAGTATGTTTTAGCTGGATATTTATCTTGTGGGAAACCAATCGTAATATTATATTTTCCATCTTTCAATTTGGAAATAATCAAATAACCAACAGAAGAAGAACTATAAGTTTTGCTATTTAAGATAACATAAAATGGTTGCTGACCATCGGATTGTATATATATAAAATGTGTACGAGTATCACTTTGTGCAAAACTCGAAATCGTTAATAATGAACATATTACAAATAAAAATCCTAATGATACCTTTTTATATATAGACATACTACTTTGTAATTTAAAAACGCAAAATTAATTTTTCGGGATAAAATCTCCAATTAAATACATGAATTACGCAAACATAATGCCGTAAGTAAATGATTTAATTAGAATCAATCCGAAAACACCAACCTTAATCTTGTAATTTGGAACCATAAGCAAGATCACCTGCATCCCCTAATCCAGGAACGATATAAGATTTCGCAGTCATTTCTTCATCAATATCACCACACCAAATAGTCACATTACTTCCTAAACCTTTCTCTACGTACTCCACTCCTTGCGTACAAGCTATCGCACATACTACGTGAATTTGGCTAGGATTGCCTTGATCTTTCAAAGCATGAACAGCACTCACCAATGATGCTCCAGTTGCGATCATCGGATCCACAACGATCAAAATCCTATTATCCAAGGATGGGCTACTGATATATTCTACTTTAATTTCAAATGAACCATCTTTGTGATGTTTACGATAAGCAGAAATAAATGCATTGTCTGCATGGTCAAAATAATTCAACACACCGCCGTGCATTGGCAAACCAGCTCTTAAAATCGTAGAAACGACAGGTTGCGCTTCCAATACTTTGCTATTATGAATACCTAATGGCGTTTCAATTTCTTTTTCAACATATGGTAAAGTCTTACTTAATTCATAAGAGATAGCTTCTCCGATACGTTCTAAATTTCTTCTAAAACGCATTCTGTCTCCCTGTACATGGACATTTCTAAGTTCACTTACCCAATTACTGATCAAGCTGTGACTTTCACTCATATTTATTACCATAATGCGAAGATATTGTCTGTATACGAATTACTCAAATAAACGATAAAATTGATAAGAATTGCCCAATTGAAAAATATGCCATTTTTTTGCATTGAAAATAGTAAAAAAATGATTTACAGAGCAATAGGATTAATGAGCGGTTCTTCTTTAGATGGTTTGGATATCGCAATGGTCGAGTTTGAAGAAGTAAGAGGTCAATGGAATTATAATGTAGAAGCTGCAGATACAATTGCATATTCTGATGAGTGGAAAAATAAATTACAATCAGCTACGCAAATGAATGCAAGAGATTATCTGCATTTGCATAGTGAATACGGTCTTTATTTGGGTAAATTAACCCAAGAATTTATAGAAAATAACCACTTGGAGCATCGCGTGCAAATGATTGCTTCTCACGGACATACAACGTTTCACGAACCACAAAATCAATTCACTGCACAATTGGGAGACGGCGCAGCCATTGCAGCCGAAACAAATATAAATGTGGTCAGTGATTTAAGAGCTTTGGATGTTGCATTGGGTGGACAAGGTGCGCCCATCGTACCCATGGGTGAAAAATTTCTTTTTCCCGACTACGGATATTATTTAAATATTGGCGGCATTACCAATATTTCCATTCAATCTGAGGATAAAATTATAGCCTTTGATGTAGCTCCTGCAAATCGTATTTTAAATCTTTTAGCTGCCAAAAAAGGACAAGAATTTGATGGAGACGGAAATATCGCGGCCGCGGGGAAAGTAGACACCGCCTTATTAACCAAGTTAAATAGTTTGGATTATTATAAAAATTCGGGAGCAAAATCCTTGGCAAACGATTTCGGTACAGATACAATTTTCCCAATTATCGAAAATGCGCAATTATCGACAGAGGATGCCATGGCGACCTATATCGAACATATCGCTATGCAAATTGGTTATGCGGTTTCAGCCAATCCTCGTCCCAAAAATTCCAATAAAATGTTGATTACTGGTGGTGGCGCTTTCAATGCTTTTTTAATCAAACGTATTAGTTATTTTATGAAACAATACGGAATTGAAGTGGTCATCCCAGAAAAAGATACCGTTGCATTCAAAGAAGCAATCATCATGGCATTTTTAGGTCTTTTACGTTGGAGAGAAGAAAATACGACATTAGCAACCGTGACAGGCGCAAGTAGAAATAGTATTGGTGGTGCTATTTGGATGGGACAAGAATATTAATTCCAAACATTGATATCCAAACTACAATATAATAATTATGAAACTGGAGAATTTTCTGAAGAAAAAGAAAGATCTCAAGAGGAAATCATTTCTCTAGTTCATAATTTTCCTTGGGAAAAGCAAAGAGATTATTTTGTAGTTGGATTGACAAGTCCATCCGTAACTATAGAAGATAATGAAGGCAATTATCTCAAGTTGGCACTTTATTACCATGGGAAATTTATCATTTATTACCGAACTACAGCAAATAAGTTATATACACATACAGCAACCAACATTGAAGAGTTCAAATCCATATTGCTTGATTTTACAAGTAAAAAGATAGATTCAAACTCATTTAAAAATGAAAATTATTTGTCTATCGATAGTTCCAAACATTTTGTCACTAACGATTTTCTTTACAGATTATCATCTAAAAGAAACCTAATTTACTTCTTCTTCAGAACGGGTACTGGCTTTATTGTCATTCCGTTTTTACTTCTTTTAATAAAAGCTGTTAATAACGCTAAGACCTTTGCACCTATAATTTTTCTTTCAATTGTATTTTTGATATTTGTAGGGCTACCGTTATTCTTTTTTCTAAACTATTACATTTATTCAAAAAATTGGAATTTAATTATTAGTCGTGGAAATGAATATTTTTATTTTGGATTGAAATCAGATATGAAACAATACGCAAAAAAAGATATTGAAAAAGTAAAAGTTTATGGTTCTTCAAATGGACGCACCCCATTAGCAGGTTTTTCACTTATCAAAATCATCTTAAAAAATGGGGAAGAATTAATTGTTCCTAATATTTTAATAGATGAAAATACACTGATCAAAAAATTTAAGCCAGAACTAATCATGCGAGTAAATCAATTAATTCTGGCAAAAAAAAGGACATATAATTAGTTATAAAAAACTAAAACTATCCCCATCAAAAATTCCTTTATCACTCAACTTCAAGTGAGGAATCACCAACAAAGCCATAAAACTTAATGTCATATACGGCGCACTGAGTTGCGAACCGAGAGATTTCGCAGCATGATCTATTTCTGTATATGCTTTTGCAACTTCAAATCCATCTTTTTCACTCATCAAACCAGCAACAGGCAGAGGTAACACTTTCTCTTCAGCGCCATTTACCCAGCTTACACCACCTTTTGCAGCGATTAATAATTGAATAGCACGATAAATACTTTCATCATCTACTCCAACAGCGATAATATTATGACTATCATGCGCCACAGTGGAGGCAATCGCACCGGATTTGAAATTGAAATTTTTAATAAATGCTTTAGCTACTGGTGCATCAAAATAACGATTCACAACCACCATTTTCAAAATATCTCTTTCTGCGTCTGAAATTATAAGATCACCACCCAATTTTGGTTCGAAATACAATTTATTCGTAATGAGTTGACCATCGAGCGCTTCCATTACTGGAATCTTTCCATCCTGTGAAGGATATTCCTCGGATTTAATTGCAAGATCTTCTATGTTAATATTTGTGATTTCAAATTGATTGATCACTTTTTCTGTAACTGATTCGATATTCGTTTGTCCATTTTCTGCAACCAATTGCCCATCGATATATGTTTTCAAAACTTGAAAATCTTTCAGATCTTTTATTTCAATAAAGTCCGCAGGATCGCCAATTTTCAACAAACCAACATCTAATTTATAATGCTTCACGGGATTGATACAAGCCGCTTGCAATATTTTGAAAATATCAATTCCTTTCGCAACAGCTCTTTGGCATAATTGATTGATATGTCCAAGAACCAAACTATCGGGATGTTTGTCATCACTGCAGAACATGATTTTATCCGGATAATCATTTAAAAGATCGATCAAAGCTTCAAAATTCTTGGCGGCACTTCCTTCCCTAATCAAAATATGCATTCCAACAGCCAATTTATCCAAAGCTTCTGGAGCTGTGAAACATTCATGATCTGTGGTAATACCTGCCGCAGCATATTTTGCAGCATCTTCCCCACGTAATCCTGGCGCATGTCCATCAACGGGTTTGCCTGCTTTATGAGCGGCTTCAATTTTAGCCAATACCTCAGGATCTTTGAATAAGACGCCAGGAAAATTCATCATTTCTGCCAAATATTTCACATCATCACTTGCCAATAATTCGGCAACCGCTTTACTATCCAATGTAGCTCCCGCGGTCTCAAATACGGTGGCAGGAACACAACTTGGTGCACCGAAATTGAATTTGAATGGAACTTGTTTCCCATTTTCAATCATGTATTTCACACCTTCTATCCCAATAACATTGGCAATCTCATGCGGATCATTGACCGTAGAAACCGTTCCATGTGTTACCGCAATTCTCGCAAATTCTGAAGGAATCAGCATACTGCTTTCCACGTGAACGTGCGCATCTACAAATCCAGGTAAAATGTAGGAATCAAACTTCTCTCCTTTCAATTCGTTTGCGGCTGTAATTTTTCCATTTTCAAATATTACTTCACCAGGATAAATTCTTTTATTTTCTATATCGACTATATTTCCTTTCAATTGCATTTTCCTAAATTTTTATTGTAATAAATCTGGACGTCTTTCTTCGGTGCGCTTCAATGCTTGTTCATCTCGCCAAGCATCAATTATTTTAGGATTGCCCGTCATCAGTTCGTCCGGCACCTTCAACCCACGAAATTCTGCGGGACGCGTATAAACGGGTGGCGCTAACAAATTATCTTGAAATGAATCGGACAAGGCAGAAGTTTCATCACCCAAAACACCAGGAATTAATCGACCAACACTATCTACAATAACCGCCGCAGCCAACTCGCCTCCGCTCAATACATAATCTCCTATAGAAATTTCTTTAGTCACATACAAGTCGCGGATTCGTTGATCAATGCCTTTATAATGACCGCAAATAATTAATATTTTTTCTTTTAGTGAAAGTTCGTTTGCAATTTGTTGATTGTGTTGCTTCCCATCAGGCGTCACGTAAATAATCTCATCATAAGGTTGTTCTTTTTGCAAATCATCAATAGCATTTGCCAAAGGCTCACAACGCATCACCATACCAGCGCCACCGCCAAACTGATAATCATCGACTTGACCATATTTATTCAATGCCCAATCTCGTAGATGTATAATATTTATTTGCAGAAGATTCTTCTCACGAGCACGCTTTATAATACTATGAGAAAGCGGGCTCGCCAACAAATCTGGAACAACGGTCAAAATATCTATTTGCATAAGGCAAAGATAATACAATCATTTGCTAATCAAATCTATCCAAACAGTTATTCGCTTTTTGGTACGTTCTTTGTTTTCACAAATAGATCCAGCATGCGTCAGACCAAAATATTACGCACACCAAAATGGATAGATTGTTATTTTATTTGAATATATACTTAAGTTGCTATCACATTTCCCTTTTCAAATAATACAATCACAAGGCTTATTATTTTATCCGATTTTTTAATTAATCAACGTTTGACGTATTGATTGAAAATTATATACCTATGTCCGTAAGACTATATGTCCTGTTACTACTATTATGCTTTGGGAAAAATGCTCAAGCCCAGCAAAAACCGAAAATTTTGCATATCAATGGCGCAGTAAAAGATACTAATGGTATTTTTTTAGATAGTGCAATAATATTTACAACAAAAGACACTGCTTTATCTGATACGGCAGGGAAATATAAAATAAATGTCACATCAGGAGACTCTGTTTTTATAGCAAAAAAAGGCTACTATACCAATGGTTATATACCACAATCAGAACACGCAACGATATTAATGGTTGCAGCACCACCTCCAGAAATAGAAAGTGATAGTCTGAATATTAGAGGTTTGGTAAGAGACACTTCACATCAGCCAATAGCCAATGCTTTAGTTTATACATTTGGTGATAGTACACACACAGACTCAAGTGGATTATTTCGGATAAACATCAAAAAAGGAGATACGGTATTTGTAGCTTCGGATAAACACAATTCTTTATTCTATGTCCCTCGCTCGGACACATCCTCGCTAGTATTGACACCGAAAAGAGTACGAAAAGATATCACTTTGGTCTCTCCGTCTGACACGACTAGTAAAAAAAGTAATTTCGGAGAGGATAACTTAGAAGATGTTGTTGTTGTGGGTTATGGAACTCAAAATAGAAAAGATCTTACGAGTGCTGTAGCTACTATTAAATCAAAAGAATTAATCAATCGACCTACGACCAATTTAATCGGAAGTTTGCAAGGTTTAAGTCCTGGTCTTATCGTCAATCGATCCTCTGGACAACCTGGCAAAGAAGGATTTACACTTCAAACACGCGGATACACCTCCGTAAACGGAGGTAATTTGTTAGGACTTGTGGATGGAGTAAATGGAGATATCACAACCGTAAATCCATATGATATAGAATCTGTCACCGTATTAAAAGATGCCTCCGCAGCTGCCATCTATGGTGCAAGAGCTGCTGGTGGAGTTGTATTAGTTACTACCAAAAGAGGGAAACGTGGATTTCATGTGAACTATAATACAATGATAGGCGTACAAAAATCCGTCAAACGCCCAGACAGAATTCATAGTTGGCAAGAAGCCGAATTAGCTAATGAAGCGAGTATTAATGCGGGACAAAACCAAATCTACACAGATCAACAAATCAATTGGATGAAAGATCCCAACACGAACTATCAAATATCCGCGACAGATCCAAGCAATTATGACTATTACTATGATATGAATCAAATCCCTTTGATGGTAAAAAATAGTGCCATGGCATCTACACATAATCTTTCCTTTAGTGGTGGGACGAATAAAGACAACTACTATTTTTCTCTTGGATATTACGACCAAGACGGACTTTTTAAAGTAGGAGAAAATTCTACCAATAGAGTTAATCTAAGATTTAACTATAATCATGAATTGAATAATATATTTGATATCACTTCAAAAATAGCGTATCGAAAAACGTATACAACTTCTCCAAGTTATGGAGGTGATGGTATTTTTGATTATTTATATTCTAGTCCAACTCGATTTCCCATCTATGTTCCGAATACAGAAAACTATATTTTCAATCAATCTGCCAACTATGCATATCCTTATTTAAAAGATGGAGGCGCGACGGACAACAAATTCGAAGAATTAACAACGATGTTCCAATTGAGGGCAAAAGATTTCATCCCAGGTGTCATGTTACGTGCAGTATATGGAGGTCGCTACACGATTGAAGGAAATGAAATTGTCAAGCGTACAGTTTCCTTATATAATATCACAGAAAATGTAGGATTTTTAAATAATCCTAATTCCTATGAAAAAGATCGAAACTTAACTTATTCCAATAATATTCAGTTACTAGCAGACTATGATAAGAAAATATACAAACATTCCTTTCACGTATTAGGAGGTTACGCATTTGAAAATTATAGTCAAAATAATACAGTCGCTATCGCTAGAAATTTATCTTCCAATGATTTATTTACCTTAAACATTGGAGATCCTTCTCAAGCTACCAACTCAGAAGATATACAAGAGTGGGCAATGTCTTCTTTCTTTGGAAGATTTGAGTACAATTATAATAGTAAATATTTGTTTCAAGCTACGGTCAGAGCAGATGGTAATTCTAGATTGGACCCAAATAATCGTTGGAAAACATTTCCTTCGTTCTCTGTAGGTTGGCGATTAGCACAGGAAAGTTGGTTTCAAAAAGCACTTCCCATTTTTAATGAATTCAAAATCAGAGCTTCTTGGGGAAGATTGGGAAATTCTGACGGAGTAAATGGTGTGATCTCCAACTATGATTATTTTTCCATGCTTGTCAATGGGGAATATTATCCATTTAATAACAACAGAACACCTTCTTATTATCAACAAATTTTACCAACACTTAATAAAACATGGGAAATTGTTGATACTAAAGATATCGGGATAGATGTTGGCATGTTGAAAAACCGATTAACATTCACCGCTGATTACTATGTTAGAAATAATGATAATATGCTGATGACTCCAGCCTATCCAGCATTTATGGGAATAACGCCATCCTCTTCCAATAAAGGAAAATTCCAAACTAAGGGATGGGAATTTGCTATTGGATGGAAAGATAATATTGGGCAAGAATTTAGTTACTGGGTAAATGCCAACATTTCCAATAATACCAATAAAGTGATTGCTTATGGTGGTGCAAAAGCGGTACAAGCAGGACAAAACTACATTATAGAAGGTCAGCCCATTAATACGATATGGGGATTCAAAGCCCAAGGTTTATTTCAAACAGCCGCTGAAGTTGCTAGTTCGCCACTATTCAGAACTACAACCGGCCCTGGAGATATCAAATATGAAGACATTGATGGCAACGGCTCCATTACTGTTGGCAACAGTCGTTTAGGTTC from Rhizosphaericola mali includes:
- a CDS encoding DUF4476 domain-containing protein — translated: MSIYKKVSLGFLFVICSLLTISSFAQSDTRTHFIYIQSDGQQPFYVILNSKTYSSSSVGYLIISKLKDGKYNITIGFPQDKYPAKTYLCNIAGTDAGYRLKKTGDIWSVVNRQTGETLAVVEDGSQQTAATETTTPSDKSDNNASFGALLAKTSNDTTNYKAIADAKKAKAVMAEKSTGLDTSKPVTEGRVSNEIIKNKERAITRVNNAKPTFKESDYTAEDNQEKTVVDSDVRSMIKTQERKDRRGISLEFVSTSANNTDTITAFIPSDEATTSNEVASTNNIEKSDVAANTNNNNTTSDAKNDSSNPFYKGTTKKTATSNDNLAAFSDDESKSEESTKKEVVKTKDKSVTTASGNEIFNSTCTDQLSDKDLDKIKKKMIAKNSDDEMILVARKAIDTKCVYTAQIKQLGDLLLSDASRFSLYRLLYPNVYDGGQYKSLESQLLDKNYKSQFEALINKN
- the upp gene encoding uracil phosphoribosyltransferase, whose protein sequence is MSESHSLISNWVSELRNVHVQGDRMRFRRNLERIGEAISYELSKTLPYVEKEIETPLGIHNSKVLEAQPVVSTILRAGLPMHGGVLNYFDHADNAFISAYRKHHKDGSFEIKVEYISSPSLDNRILIVVDPMIATGASLVSAVHALKDQGNPSQIHVVCAIACTQGVEYVEKGLGSNVTIWCGDIDEEMTAKSYIVPGLGDAGDLAYGSKLQD
- a CDS encoding anhydro-N-acetylmuramic acid kinase, producing the protein MIYRAIGLMSGSSLDGLDIAMVEFEEVRGQWNYNVEAADTIAYSDEWKNKLQSATQMNARDYLHLHSEYGLYLGKLTQEFIENNHLEHRVQMIASHGHTTFHEPQNQFTAQLGDGAAIAAETNINVVSDLRALDVALGGQGAPIVPMGEKFLFPDYGYYLNIGGITNISIQSEDKIIAFDVAPANRILNLLAAKKGQEFDGDGNIAAAGKVDTALLTKLNSLDYYKNSGAKSLANDFGTDTIFPIIENAQLSTEDAMATYIEHIAMQIGYAVSANPRPKNSNKMLITGGGAFNAFLIKRISYFMKQYGIEVVIPEKDTVAFKEAIIMAFLGLLRWREENTTLATVTGASRNSIGGAIWMGQEY
- the ade gene encoding adenine deaminase, coding for MQLKGNIVDIENKRIYPGEVIFENGKITAANELKGEKFDSYILPGFVDAHVHVESSMLIPSEFARIAVTHGTVSTVNDPHEIANVIGIEGVKYMIENGKQVPFKFNFGAPSCVPATVFETAGATLDSKAVAELLASDDVKYLAEMMNFPGVLFKDPEVLAKIEAAHKAGKPVDGHAPGLRGEDAAKYAAAGITTDHECFTAPEALDKLAVGMHILIREGSAAKNFEALIDLLNDYPDKIMFCSDDKHPDSLVLGHINQLCQRAVAKGIDIFKILQAACINPVKHYKLDVGLLKIGDPADFIEIKDLKDFQVLKTYIDGQLVAENGQTNIESVTEKVINQFEITNINIEDLAIKSEEYPSQDGKIPVMEALDGQLITNKLYFEPKLGGDLIISDAERDILKMVVVNRYFDAPVAKAFIKNFNFKSGAIASTVAHDSHNIIAVGVDDESIYRAIQLLIAAKGGVSWVNGAEEKVLPLPVAGLMSEKDGFEVAKAYTEIDHAAKSLGSQLSAPYMTLSFMALLVIPHLKLSDKGIFDGDSFSFL
- the trmD gene encoding tRNA (guanosine(37)-N1)-methyltransferase TrmD — protein: MQIDILTVVPDLLASPLSHSIIKRAREKNLLQINIIHLRDWALNKYGQVDDYQFGGGAGMVMRCEPLANAIDDLQKEQPYDEIIYVTPDGKQHNQQIANELSLKEKILIICGHYKGIDQRIRDLYVTKEISIGDYVLSGGELAAAVIVDSVGRLIPGVLGDETSALSDSFQDNLLAPPVYTRPAEFRGLKVPDELMTGNPKIIDAWRDEQALKRTEERRPDLLQ
- a CDS encoding SusC/RagA family TonB-linked outer membrane protein; the protein is MSVRLYVLLLLLCFGKNAQAQQKPKILHINGAVKDTNGIFLDSAIIFTTKDTALSDTAGKYKINVTSGDSVFIAKKGYYTNGYIPQSEHATILMVAAPPPEIESDSLNIRGLVRDTSHQPIANALVYTFGDSTHTDSSGLFRINIKKGDTVFVASDKHNSLFYVPRSDTSSLVLTPKRVRKDITLVSPSDTTSKKSNFGEDNLEDVVVVGYGTQNRKDLTSAVATIKSKELINRPTTNLIGSLQGLSPGLIVNRSSGQPGKEGFTLQTRGYTSVNGGNLLGLVDGVNGDITTVNPYDIESVTVLKDASAAAIYGARAAGGVVLVTTKRGKRGFHVNYNTMIGVQKSVKRPDRIHSWQEAELANEASINAGQNQIYTDQQINWMKDPNTNYQISATDPSNYDYYYDMNQIPLMVKNSAMASTHNLSFSGGTNKDNYYFSLGYYDQDGLFKVGENSTNRVNLRFNYNHELNNIFDITSKIAYRKTYTTSPSYGGDGIFDYLYSSPTRFPIYVPNTENYIFNQSANYAYPYLKDGGATDNKFEELTTMFQLRAKDFIPGVMLRAVYGGRYTIEGNEIVKRTVSLYNITENVGFLNNPNSYEKDRNLTYSNNIQLLADYDKKIYKHSFHVLGGYAFENYSQNNTVAIARNLSSNDLFTLNIGDPSQATNSEDIQEWAMSSFFGRFEYNYNSKYLFQATVRADGNSRLDPNNRWKTFPSFSVGWRLAQESWFQKALPIFNEFKIRASWGRLGNSDGVNGVISNYDYFSMLVNGEYYPFNNNRTPSYYQQILPTLNKTWEIVDTKDIGIDVGMLKNRLTFTADYYVRNNDNMLMTPAYPAFMGITPSSSNKGKFQTKGWEFAIGWKDNIGQEFSYWVNANISNNTNKVIAYGGAKAVQAGQNYIIEGQPINTIWGFKAQGLFQTAAEVASSPLFRTTTGPGDIKYEDIDGNGSITVGNSRLGSSGDLVKLGDTYPHYIYGFSFGANYKGFDFSAMFQGVGKRVFMPSINDLYAYSSSSVMPLDYSLDYWTANNKDARFPRMYLNGTQNTVSSSYWLMNGAYLRLKNVQLGYTLPNSWLAKYKVQSLRIFFTGQDLWTKSNLWIKSLDPETAAGNPWRYPLMKNYSFGINLNF